The following nucleotide sequence is from Sphaeramia orbicularis chromosome 24, fSphaOr1.1, whole genome shotgun sequence.
caatagttattttttgattccaatacttttgtggtactaatagcactgtttttgcctattgtaagaagatagtgatggccacagtagtagTGTTTATACTTcctcttcttaaataagacatggatcaggtgtttattcaatagaataaggtgtgtttgtgttggaattcaacagacacaggaaaggaatggctgtcatacatgcacacatactgaTTTCGCAGGAAAATGCAGtggtctgttattttttccagagctgtaattGTGCTGGTTTGTGTAATCGTATAACAGAAACTAGTTTTTTCTTCCACCTCACTGGTGTTTCTACCACAAGACCTATGTCATATAAAAGCATCTAATACAGCAGATACATTCCTAACCAGCCAAATAAAACCAATACGTATAGAAAGCAAAGTATAAAAGTATCAAAAATAGAAAACCTTTCTACAAGGTAAACGTGCATAAAAGTCGGTTAGAAGGCACGAGTATAGGTTTCTTTGCACACAGTATTAAGTTAAAAAGTGTTTGAAACCTGTTGTAACTCTCCCTCTTAGCAACTACACCATTTTTTtacagaaataaagaaataaactgaTGAAACCCTGACTATTCtaaaaatgcttgtttttatgcaaatattttcccacaatgcatttgtTGCACCAAAGCTCTCCAAGTAGCGCACCGTATGGTTTTAGTGAAAATCACTCGTTTTTGGGGGGCTGCTCGATCAGTTTCCCCCTGTGGTACTTCTGTCCGATCCCATAGGGGACGTGTGCAGATATGGTGCCCATTTCTTTAGCCCCCTCAATGTGGAACATCTGGTCGTCAAAGAAGATGTGCGGTTTTATTTTCTGCAGCAGAGGTCCTTTGGGCGCCCCGGCAAGGAACAGGGCCTCGTCGACCTCCAGGCCCCAGCTCCGGAGCGTCTTCAGGACACGAGCGCCGGAGCTGGCGGCGCTGCGAGCCGTTACGAGGAAGGTGCGGATGGGGCAGTTCATACGCTCGTTCTTGGCGTAGAATTTTCTCTGAAGCTTCCCCAAAGCCTCCAGGAAACACTTTAAAGGACCCTGGGAAAGCCAGAGAATCAAGAGGTTTATTCAAAAGCTTTTCAACACAGACGACGGATAAAGAATTCCTAAAAATCAGAAAGAGGCAAAAACAAGctaatatttcacattttcaacAGATTCAGGCCAAATTTCCTAAATAACTAATTCCTACAAAATACACAGATGCAATCCAGTGATGGGTTATTTATGATCATTAGACAAACTCCCATTTACAGAATCATTACGGTTAAAATGAGGCTAGATGCATCTACTATGAGGCTTGGGGCTACAATTAACTATACAGTTCTGCTACTAATATAACCCAGGCggctgacaaattaaaggaaaaaactaCATAAAGTGTCTTTATTTAAGGTGTCAGGGGACCTTTTCATTCTGGATGAAACCACTCCCATCaggtttttccttttatttataaCCAGTCTGTATATGGATGGAAGTAAATAACAGTTAGTACTTTCTATGTATATATAAAGTATTTTTACACATGAGCACTTCTCCAGTTTTATCAGGTTTATTTGTTCTAATCTTGTTACTCCATATCACAATGctaaaatgaaaatatattaaatggtataaatgtcagtgtaaaaACAATGTTTAGACAATGTTTCTCTGAAGCAGCGGAACTAGACATGGATCATCGACATTATCTTGACTTCCTGTCCATTACGAATTTGACATATAATGTACTGTCTGTGTACACTAAATACCTGAGCCAGTGGTTTGTTTTCAAACTCCTTCTCATGCTCAAAGAACGTGTCCAGGCCGTGTTGCTTCACGATGATCTCTGACTCGTCTGAGAAGAGGACGGCATCGCCATCGAACGCTACTCGCAGCTGAGTGTCGCTCAACTCTATCTCCTTGTCCGGCATGAACATTGTGGCTGCAGCAATGCCTGAAAGAGGGAACAGGAttatttatcattcattcattcatcttctgaacctgctttatcctcattgCAAAAATtgaaatctcaccaagtgtatttttctcatttctagtcaaaatgtctcatcacacttaaaataagacataatcacctaaagagtaacttttcagtgagatataaagaacttattttaaggcaatagatcttgaaaatcttatttcaagaaatgttaccaagataattttcacttgttccactggcagattttttttgtttaattcaagattttttttgcttaattcaagcaaaaaaaaatctgccaatgggacaagtgaaaattattttggtaagatttcttgaaataagattttcaagatctattgtctaaaaataagctcctatatctcactgaaaagttactttttaggtgattatgtcttactttaagtgtgatgagacattttgactagaaattagaaaaatacactgggtaagattttgagttttgcagtgctcactagggttgtgggggtcactggagcctatcccagctacctatgggcgaaggtggggtacaccctggatgagtcgccagttcatagCAGGGCCAACATATGGACGAACAACTAATcggtctcacattcacacctatgggcaattttaagttgaccaattaacctatcagtgcatgtctttggatggtgggaggaagctggagtacctggagagagcCCATgtaaacatggggagaacatacaaactctacacagaaaggacCCTAGTAGAGGGAatggatttattaaaaaaaagaaaaaataaatacaatctgATTAGGACAGTCTACTTAAATATGCATCGTGCAAAAGAAAGTTTTTTTTATGCTTACTTAGCAACTGCAGGTTccttattataaaaaaaaaaatacactcatTTGAGATCAGTATGTCTCTGAATATGGGAGTTACCCTTAAAAAGTCACTCAGCTCACTATAAACACATCTGCTGTTGCTACCAAAGGTATAAATGCACGTATGGATATCCCTGCAAATATTTTGAAAAGGTATACTTGTCCCTACCAACATTTGTGTAAATTGTTACCACATATTTCAGAAAGCAAAGCTAGCACACACTCATATAACTGTTACATGGAGTTCCATCCAGTGTTCAGTACTTTACCGTGTATGCCGCAGCAGAGGCACACATAATTAAAAATGGAACTTCACCCACTATTCTA
It contains:
- the LOC115415328 gene encoding cytosolic 5'-nucleotidase 1A-like, translated to MSEIKPTDAAVPDEKEEEKDWAAAKAFFDNLKTHKPRPPKPRYAVTIAVSSRTLFDMTAERKIYEEEGVEKYVSYQVEHEQEPLNPGPAFPFVKALMNVNSRLRELYPDSEELFDIVLMTNNHAQVGVRLINSINHYDLTIERFCMTGGNSPIGYLKAYMTNLYLSKSADKVTEAIEEGIAAATMFMPDKEIELSDTQLRVAFDGDAVLFSDESEIIVKQHGLDTFFEHEKEFENKPLAQGPLKCFLEALGKLQRKFYAKNERMNCPIRTFLVTARSAASSGARVLKTLRSWGLEVDEALFLAGAPKGPLLQKIKPHIFFDDQMFHIEGAKEMGTISAHVPYGIGQKYHRGKLIEQPPKNE